In one window of Aceticella autotrophica DNA:
- a CDS encoding metal-dependent transcriptional regulator translates to MEETEKFYTVRGYQLLEQNKKLLTSAMEDYLEMIYRKSLNVGYIRINTLSELLNVKAPSATKMIQRLSKLGLIEYQKYGTIRLTENGSIIGKFLLERHNSIETFLKNLGVADDLLVETELIEHNISVNTLYRFKLFNKFLKDNPDIKMKYEQYVSIYFKKDKYGID, encoded by the coding sequence ATGGAGGAAACAGAAAAATTTTATACAGTAAGGGGTTATCAGCTGCTGGAACAGAATAAGAAGCTTTTAACTTCTGCAATGGAGGATTATCTTGAAATGATTTATAGAAAAAGCCTGAATGTAGGTTATATTCGCATAAATACGCTGTCCGAGTTATTGAATGTAAAAGCACCTTCAGCAACAAAGATGATTCAGAGATTGAGTAAACTGGGTCTTATAGAGTATCAAAAATATGGGACAATAAGGTTAACCGAAAATGGAAGCATTATAGGCAAGTTCTTATTGGAAAGGCATAACTCAATAGAAACATTTTTAAAAAATCTTGGTGTTGCAGATGATTTGTTGGTGGAAACAGAACTAATCGAGCATAATATTTCTGTGAATACATTGTACCGATTTAAATTGTTTAACAAATTTTTAAAAGATAATCCTGATATCAAGATGAAATACGAACAATATGTTTCAATATATTTTAAAAAAGATAAATATGGTATAGATTAA
- a CDS encoding DUF188 domain-containing protein, translated as MKILVDADACPVKDIIVKIAKEFKIPVLMFIDTSHILNDGYSEIITVDKGFNSADIALINRTKKK; from the coding sequence ATGAAGATACTTGTAGATGCAGATGCATGTCCTGTAAAAGATATTATAGTTAAAATTGCAAAAGAATTTAAAATACCTGTTTTAATGTTTATAGACACAAGCCACATACTTAATGACGGTTACTCAGAAATAATAACCGTTGATAAAGGCTTTAACTCCGCAGATATTGCATTAATAAACAGGACAAAAAAAAAATGA
- a CDS encoding Nramp family divalent metal transporter, with translation MNDQTASIETKIRHKVFSINQLLKYLGPAFVVSVAYVDPGNFATNISGGSMFNYSLLWVILWSNIMAIFLQSMSAKLGIATGRSLPKICSLIFQRKTNWFLWIIAELAAMATDLAEFLGGTLGLYLLFKIPMVYAGFLTGIITFMIVYMEKYGQKVVELIISILIAIICIAYGMELFLAKPDWTKVAICTIIPSLSNGEAVLIAVGMLGATVMPHVIYLHSQLVQCRNKGFVTDEDKRKHLKMERIDIAIAMNIAFIVNAAMVIVSAAVFYKNGMVVNTIEEAHMSLKPLLGTMSSAAFGIALLASGLSSSAVGTMAGQTIMSGFIGLNIPINLRRLITMIPALAIIEMGINPMKALVISQVILSFALPAAIIPMLLITRRKDIMGKLVNKPITDVLGWIITGIIIFLNILLLYYTFTADI, from the coding sequence ATGAATGACCAGACAGCAAGCATAGAAACCAAGATAAGACATAAGGTTTTCAGTATAAACCAATTATTAAAATATTTAGGTCCTGCATTTGTTGTCAGTGTTGCATACGTAGATCCCGGAAATTTTGCCACAAATATAAGCGGCGGGTCTATGTTTAACTACAGCCTTTTATGGGTTATTCTTTGGAGCAATATTATGGCGATATTTTTGCAGTCAATGTCGGCAAAGCTGGGCATTGCAACAGGAAGGAGTTTACCTAAAATTTGTTCATTGATTTTCCAAAGAAAAACAAACTGGTTTTTGTGGATAATAGCGGAATTAGCAGCAATGGCAACAGACCTTGCGGAGTTTCTTGGGGGAACCTTAGGTTTGTATCTTTTATTTAAGATTCCTATGGTATATGCCGGATTTCTGACGGGAATCATTACCTTTATGATTGTATATATGGAAAAATACGGGCAAAAAGTTGTTGAATTGATAATTTCCATACTTATTGCCATTATATGTATTGCATATGGTATGGAATTATTTTTAGCAAAGCCCGATTGGACAAAAGTTGCGATATGTACCATAATTCCGTCATTATCAAATGGCGAGGCTGTTTTAATAGCTGTTGGAATGCTTGGAGCAACGGTAATGCCGCATGTTATTTATTTGCATTCCCAGCTTGTACAATGCCGCAACAAAGGATTTGTTACAGATGAAGATAAGAGGAAGCATTTAAAAATGGAAAGGATTGATATTGCTATTGCAATGAATATAGCATTTATCGTAAATGCGGCGATGGTTATAGTATCTGCTGCGGTATTTTATAAAAATGGAATGGTAGTAAATACGATTGAGGAAGCACATATGTCATTAAAGCCTCTTCTTGGCACTATGTCAAGCGCCGCATTTGGAATCGCTCTTTTAGCATCAGGGCTTTCATCATCTGCTGTGGGTACTATGGCAGGTCAGACTATAATGTCAGGTTTTATCGGATTAAATATCCCAATTAATCTGAGAAGGTTAATTACCATGATACCTGCATTAGCTATAATTGAGATGGGTATAAATCCTATGAAGGCTTTGGTAATCAGTCAAGTAATTTTAAGCTTTGCACTTCCTGCTGCAATAATACCTATGCTGCTGATAACAAGGCGTAAAGACATAATGGGGAAATTAGTCAATAAACCTATTACAGATGTATTGGGATGGATAATCACAGGTATTATTATATTTTTAAATATTCTCCTGCTTTATTATACTTTTACCGCTGATATATAA
- a CDS encoding DUF188 domain-containing protein produces the protein MALAKGAFAINQNGLIYSDENIDRLLFERHIAQKVRRSGGKTNNPKKRIKDNDKKFETLLRRIIYTNSNKGDGS, from the coding sequence ATGGCACTTGCAAAAGGCGCTTTCGCTATTAATCAAAACGGGCTTATATATTCAGATGAAAATATTGACAGACTGCTTTTTGAAAGGCATATAGCGCAGAAAGTAAGACGTTCGGGTGGAAAAACCAATAATCCTAAAAAACGCATAAAAGATAACGATAAAAAGTTTGAAACACTTTTAAGAAGAATTATTTATACCAACTCAAACAAAGGGGACGGTTCTTAA
- a CDS encoding sigma-70 family RNA polymerase sigma factor: MASISVHQEIIEKLHRAYKIKGYVTEESVFDAIIEHDLPLDEVDYVCDHLLSMGVIIRDASIENSDDDEDDYDRSQTDYDKLFQEVVEIDKSLAPFIDEIRKIKPPQHREWQNLMLQAKSDNLYAKQRIIEMYLRTVVKIALWHHQKYKIPLAETIQDGCVGLVIALDKYEVGRQDKFSTYAPWWIRQNIIRAAPALNPLMYIPVHVKDKLFSIYDILEQWYHCNQCDCNKICSEVLKAVSEKLGCSEDEAEEYINYLNTFESIEELIEKDESFFYDGCAAEEQIFINLNKKELKSTVAKILQTLKPREKKVILLRFGFIDGKEWTLEEVGNEFGVTRERIRQIEKKAFGKLRHASRSKILKWFVE; this comes from the coding sequence ATGGCAAGTATATCTGTGCATCAGGAGATAATTGAAAAACTACATAGAGCTTATAAAATCAAAGGATACGTTACTGAGGAAAGTGTTTTTGATGCAATTATAGAGCATGATTTACCTTTGGATGAAGTGGATTATGTATGTGATCATCTTCTTTCTATGGGTGTGATAATACGTGATGCTTCTATTGAAAATTCGGATGATGACGAAGATGATTATGATCGTAGCCAAACCGATTACGATAAGCTATTTCAAGAGGTTGTGGAGATTGATAAGAGTTTAGCTCCTTTTATTGATGAGATACGTAAAATAAAACCTCCACAACATCGGGAATGGCAGAATTTGATGCTACAAGCTAAGAGTGATAATCTTTATGCAAAGCAGCGCATTATTGAAATGTATTTACGAACTGTTGTCAAAATCGCTTTGTGGCATCATCAAAAGTATAAAATCCCTTTGGCTGAGACAATACAAGATGGATGTGTAGGTTTAGTCATTGCTTTAGATAAGTATGAGGTTGGCAGGCAAGATAAATTTTCAACTTATGCTCCCTGGTGGATAAGGCAAAATATAATTCGAGCAGCTCCGGCATTAAATCCGCTGATGTACATACCTGTTCATGTAAAGGACAAATTGTTCAGTATATATGACATACTTGAACAGTGGTATCACTGCAATCAATGTGACTGTAATAAGATTTGTTCAGAGGTGTTAAAGGCAGTATCAGAAAAACTGGGTTGCAGTGAAGATGAAGCGGAAGAATATATTAATTATCTTAATACCTTTGAGAGTATTGAGGAACTGATAGAAAAAGATGAATCTTTTTTCTATGATGGTTGTGCTGCCGAGGAACAAATATTTATCAATTTAAATAAAAAAGAATTGAAAAGTACCGTTGCGAAAATATTGCAAACGTTAAAACCTCGTGAAAAAAAAGTTATTTTACTGCGATTTGGATTTATTGATGGAAAAGAATGGACATTGGAGGAAGTCGGAAATGAGTTTGGAGTGACACGAGAGCGCATTAGACAAATTGAAAAAAAGGCTTTTGGGAAACTACGGCATGCAAGCAGAAGTAAAATACTAAAATGGTTTGTGGAATAG
- a CDS encoding pyridoxal phosphate-dependent aminotransferase, producing the protein MNSEKYISDIIKKIPSSGIRRFFDLVTNSKDIISLGVGEPDFTTPWLIRKEGIDALDRGSTTYTSNLGLPELRIAISTFLKNHYNLDYNPEKEIMVTVGASEAIDLAVRCLLNNDDEVLIPEPSYVSYAPCVALTRGIPVFVPTDARNNFKLTPDDLKSKITRKTKALILSYPNNPTGAIMTENDLYDILNIIIENDLIVISDEIYSELTYEGKHVSIASLPEMKERTILINGFSKAFAMTGWRLGYIASNPAFIEAMNKIHQYTTICAPIMSQLAAIKGLNNCEEDVIKMRKTYDQRRRFIIKGFREIGFECFEPKGAFYIFPSIKKTGMDSQQFCERLLKEEKVAVVPGDAFGPSGNGFIRVSYAYSLDRIIKALEKIEHFARKFI; encoded by the coding sequence ATGAATTCAGAAAAATATATCTCTGACATCATAAAAAAAATACCATCTTCCGGAATAAGAAGGTTCTTTGACCTTGTGACAAATTCAAAGGATATCATATCGCTTGGTGTAGGCGAACCTGATTTCACAACACCCTGGCTGATACGAAAAGAAGGTATAGATGCACTTGATAGAGGCAGTACCACATATACATCAAACCTTGGTTTGCCAGAATTGAGAATTGCTATTTCAACTTTTCTTAAAAACCATTATAACTTGGATTATAACCCTGAAAAAGAAATAATGGTTACCGTAGGTGCCAGTGAAGCAATTGACCTTGCTGTAAGGTGTCTTTTAAATAATGATGATGAGGTTCTGATTCCAGAGCCAAGCTATGTTTCATATGCACCATGTGTAGCTTTAACAAGGGGAATACCTGTATTTGTTCCGACAGATGCCCGTAATAATTTTAAGCTTACTCCGGATGATTTGAAATCAAAAATTACAAGAAAAACAAAAGCATTAATACTTTCATATCCAAATAATCCAACCGGTGCAATAATGACTGAAAATGACCTTTATGATATTCTAAACATCATAATTGAAAATGACCTGATAGTCATTTCCGATGAAATATACAGTGAACTTACATATGAGGGCAAACATGTAAGTATTGCATCACTGCCGGAAATGAAAGAAAGAACAATATTGATAAATGGTTTTTCAAAAGCCTTCGCTATGACAGGCTGGCGTCTTGGATACATTGCTTCAAACCCTGCATTTATTGAAGCCATGAATAAAATACATCAATATACAACAATATGTGCGCCCATAATGTCTCAGCTTGCAGCTATAAAGGGTTTAAATAACTGCGAAGAAGATGTAATAAAAATGAGGAAAACATATGACCAAAGAAGAAGATTTATAATAAAGGGATTTCGTGAAATAGGATTTGAATGTTTTGAACCAAAAGGAGCATTCTATATATTCCCATCTATCAAAAAAACAGGAATGGATTCCCAGCAGTTCTGTGAAAGGCTGTTAAAGGAAGAAAAAGTCGCTGTTGTCCCGGGTGATGCCTTCGGTCCCAGCGGCAACGGATTTATTAGGGTATCATATGCATATTCACTCGACAGAATAATAAAAGCGCTGGAGAAAATTGAACATTTTGCACGAAAATTTATATAA